One segment of Desulfonauticus submarinus DNA contains the following:
- the tssI gene encoding type VI secretion system tip protein TssI/VgrG produces the protein MQNERRFAFVSLDFPADTFQVVRFNGEQGLSKWYKFEIELISREKNLNLENILQSLVQFKIFRKDSVVLYNGILEEFDQLHFYGEYTFYRAVLVPRLWWLSQIYHNQVFLNKNVPEILKKILKDGGLLDIDFEFRVQEDYESLEYVCQYNETHLNFFQRWLAREGMYYFFEQGESSEKLIITDTMMGHNVFSEGSELTYAQPSGLDNIHREEVVHGFYCKQKRMPQKLRLRNYDYEKPSSVLEGEYEITENGWGTIYQYGEHFKNTSEGKRLAKIKAEALKCREKIFKGQSTVPYIRPGYFFDLKNHYREDFNKRYLVINTYHEGSQAAYLINGLSIDLRGVEKENYYRNEFEAIDAGLQFRSEEYKEKPKFYGFLNAKIDAEGSGEYAEIDDQGRYKVVLPFDISGAEEGKRSAPLRMMQPYAGQREGMYFPLRKGTEVLLAFIDGDPDRPVIAGAVPNIETPSIVNKENNILGGVKTAGGNQLSFCDRDGHKCVSISTPSPSIKKDEVVKEKAAILCRSDFFGEEILTKSWDLTSLTGNSQFDITFQRGAVGSFIDLVCFPLLQVSLGMLVNEKINAILKGQRLNGADNIEDAKSLTSDILMRTIVPFYLTVFSYLAKDTLKKSKLRVKLPYGVSERITFSFKEALVAKLIRSSKLAIFNIDNEKRMLTAPVFPTAYGITLLSSCPRHAEGLMGKVKNFVKDSTRPTNINTVKLEESTPNILLCAKKGVIDVLADDGINMWTPENISMNAQNIFTYTTKNITNTAHGDIILNRVDKVDKYKESYLTLLEKEISLTQKNGVKGVQNAIDMYFSENKKGRMEIFSRGEINISTNYSTEPDLKVDFIKLGKGNLGIEVNKSITNKAEDTIKLVAKKNIELKCGDSSLILKKDGSIVLKCKKFTVRSSNSIAMRAKGTLKIRGKNTTIKSNTKIS, from the coding sequence ATGCAAAATGAAAGACGTTTTGCATTTGTATCACTTGATTTTCCTGCAGATACTTTTCAAGTTGTAAGATTTAATGGAGAACAAGGTTTATCTAAGTGGTATAAATTCGAAATAGAACTAATTTCAAGGGAAAAAAATTTAAATTTAGAGAACATATTACAAAGCCTAGTTCAATTTAAGATTTTTAGAAAAGATAGTGTTGTTTTATATAATGGTATCTTAGAAGAATTTGATCAACTTCATTTTTATGGAGAATATACTTTTTATAGGGCAGTTCTTGTGCCAAGGCTTTGGTGGTTGTCTCAAATTTATCATAATCAAGTTTTTTTAAATAAAAATGTTCCCGAGATTTTAAAAAAGATTTTAAAAGATGGCGGATTACTAGACATAGATTTTGAATTTAGGGTGCAAGAAGATTATGAATCACTGGAATATGTGTGTCAGTATAATGAAACACATCTTAATTTTTTCCAACGTTGGTTAGCAAGAGAGGGTATGTATTATTTTTTTGAGCAAGGGGAAAGTAGTGAAAAATTAATTATTACAGATACTATGATGGGGCATAATGTTTTTTCAGAAGGAAGTGAGTTAACTTATGCTCAACCTTCTGGGCTTGACAATATTCATAGAGAAGAAGTGGTTCATGGGTTTTATTGTAAACAAAAAAGAATGCCCCAAAAATTACGTTTAAGAAATTATGATTATGAAAAACCTTCAAGTGTTTTAGAAGGAGAATATGAAATTACTGAAAATGGATGGGGTACGATTTATCAATATGGAGAACATTTTAAGAATACAAGCGAGGGTAAGCGTTTAGCAAAAATTAAGGCTGAAGCGTTAAAATGTAGGGAGAAAATTTTTAAAGGTCAAAGCACAGTACCATATATAAGGCCAGGATATTTTTTTGATTTAAAAAATCATTATAGAGAAGATTTTAATAAGCGCTATTTAGTAATAAATACTTATCATGAAGGATCACAAGCAGCTTATTTAATAAATGGGCTATCTATTGATTTAAGAGGAGTTGAAAAAGAGAATTATTATAGAAATGAATTTGAAGCTATAGATGCTGGATTACAGTTTAGGTCAGAGGAATATAAAGAAAAACCAAAATTTTATGGTTTTTTAAATGCTAAAATAGATGCAGAGGGAAGTGGAGAATATGCTGAAATTGATGACCAAGGAAGATATAAAGTTGTTTTACCATTTGATATTTCAGGAGCAGAGGAAGGGAAAAGATCTGCTCCTTTAAGAATGATGCAGCCATATGCTGGCCAAAGAGAAGGAATGTATTTTCCTTTAAGAAAAGGTACAGAAGTCTTATTGGCTTTTATTGATGGAGATCCAGATAGACCTGTAATAGCAGGCGCTGTACCTAATATAGAGACTCCTAGTATAGTTAATAAGGAAAATAATATACTTGGTGGAGTAAAAACTGCAGGAGGAAATCAGTTAAGTTTTTGTGACAGAGATGGCCATAAATGTGTTTCTATTTCAACTCCTTCTCCTTCAATAAAAAAGGATGAGGTTGTTAAAGAGAAGGCAGCTATATTATGTCGTTCTGATTTTTTTGGTGAAGAAATTTTAACTAAATCATGGGATTTAACTAGTTTAACAGGAAATAGTCAGTTTGATATTACTTTTCAAAGAGGAGCGGTAGGTTCTTTTATAGATTTAGTGTGTTTTCCCTTGTTACAGGTTAGTCTAGGTATGCTTGTAAACGAAAAAATAAATGCTATTTTAAAAGGACAGCGTTTAAATGGAGCTGATAACATAGAAGATGCAAAATCTTTGACTTCGGATATTTTAATGCGAACTATTGTTCCTTTTTATCTTACAGTATTTTCTTATTTAGCAAAAGATACTTTAAAAAAATCTAAATTAAGAGTTAAATTGCCATATGGAGTTTCAGAACGCATAACATTTTCTTTTAAAGAAGCTCTTGTTGCAAAGTTAATTAGAAGTAGTAAATTGGCAATATTTAATATAGATAATGAAAAAAGAATGTTAACTGCTCCTGTTTTTCCAACTGCATATGGGATTACATTGTTGTCTTCTTGTCCTCGTCATGCAGAAGGATTAATGGGAAAAGTTAAAAATTTTGTTAAAGATAGTACAAGACCAACAAACATTAATACAGTTAAATTAGAAGAAAGTACGCCAAATATTTTATTATGTGCTAAAAAAGGAGTCATAGATGTATTGGCAGATGATGGGATTAATATGTGGACGCCTGAAAATATTTCAATGAATGCGCAAAATATTTTTACTTATACAACTAAAAATATAACAAATACAGCTCATGGGGATATTATTTTAAACAGAGTGGATAAAGTTGATAAATATAAAGAGTCTTATTTGACTCTTTTAGAAAAAGAAATTTCTTTGACTCAAAAAAATGGAGTGAAGGGAGTACAAAATGCTATAGATATGTATTTTTCTGAGAATAAGAAAGGTCGTATGGAAATTTTTTCTCGAGGAGAAATAAATATATCTACAAATTATTCTACAGAACCTGATTTAAAAGTGGACTTTATTAAACTTGGAAAAGGAAATCTTGGTATAGAAGTAAATAAATCTATAACAAACAAGGCAGAAGATACCATAAAGTTAGTAGCTAAAAAGAATATTGAGCTAAAATGTGGAGATTCTTCTTTAATTTTAAAAAAAGATGGTTCAATAGTATTAAAATGTAAGAAGTTCACTGTTCGTTCTTCAAATAGTATCGCAATGAGAGCTAAAGGTACACTTAAAATAAGAGGTAAAAATACAACTATTAAAAGTAATACAAAAATATCATGA
- a CDS encoding DUF2169 domain-containing protein, with product MINKNIDNTFFLLERTLSRGKDNWWVGTFLAGYHIDEDKFILGEEIWSLVADFCQKAPLDNGMPKLKGEYLCYGRFSSFLKDKEKVYIKVDNKEKKLEGDLFPSEIDFFKNRDKLGTYDSNYIKKYWPAYPPDMQLEIFNLAPLDQRISGFWTGSEEIVIKNGHPTKREIKFKLPGKELECYFLLKNNEIKKININLDTLIFFPEKFLVVLVYRVVYKLKYKLEIEDEVDVIYFNEIQENNKKIKEELLCLKKAEDVFNKNIVEKQIDFSKIEPEVKSDLNSNLKKISSDEVEKILKNDKEFYNIYLVGIDFSNKILKGVRFEKCVLDDCLFLNSSLQDISFKNSIASKLTFKDSKLNNINIDNSIFEYSFFKIDLNNFFISNSVFKNLNLKLSNIENGFIEKIRLNNINITDSVIKDIEFIESSFEDVEFNKNKLFYINVEESIFSNVNLNQCKGEKNILIQNKFNNLQLNDSIITDCDFSNSFFQKCIFINSNLNGSCLEGCTIRDLKCNDIILDASYGDDKTILKDVVVLKSSIQEVSFISSEFINCHFENCNINNSVFSKSKFKNNIFLKNCMKEIRFDLCKFIDSKIKICDCMRSDFYNCFLDNVSFELNNMFESNLFNLNHNKFFIKKCNLGRTVYEKN from the coding sequence ATGATAAATAAAAATATAGATAATACATTTTTTTTACTTGAAAGGACTTTAAGTAGGGGAAAGGATAATTGGTGGGTAGGAACTTTTTTAGCTGGTTATCATATTGATGAGGATAAATTTATTTTAGGAGAAGAGATATGGAGTTTGGTGGCTGACTTTTGTCAAAAAGCACCTTTAGACAATGGAATGCCTAAGTTAAAAGGAGAATATTTATGTTATGGAAGGTTCTCTTCTTTTTTAAAAGATAAAGAAAAAGTTTATATAAAGGTAGATAATAAAGAGAAAAAGTTGGAAGGAGATTTATTTCCTAGTGAAATAGATTTTTTTAAAAACAGAGATAAATTAGGGACATATGATAGTAACTATATAAAAAAGTATTGGCCAGCCTATCCACCTGATATGCAATTAGAGATATTTAATTTAGCACCATTAGATCAACGTATTTCTGGTTTTTGGACAGGAAGTGAAGAAATTGTTATTAAAAATGGTCATCCTACCAAAAGGGAAATAAAATTTAAATTGCCAGGTAAAGAATTGGAGTGTTATTTTTTATTGAAAAATAATGAAATAAAAAAAATAAATATAAATTTAGATACACTTATATTTTTCCCAGAAAAATTTTTGGTAGTTTTAGTTTATAGAGTAGTTTATAAGTTAAAATATAAGTTAGAAATAGAAGATGAAGTAGATGTTATATACTTTAATGAAATCCAAGAAAATAACAAAAAAATAAAAGAGGAGTTATTGTGTTTAAAAAAGGCAGAAGATGTTTTCAATAAAAATATAGTTGAAAAGCAAATAGACTTCTCTAAAATAGAACCAGAAGTTAAATCTGATTTAAATAGTAATTTGAAAAAAATATCTTCTGATGAAGTTGAGAAAATTTTGAAAAATGATAAAGAATTTTATAATATTTATTTAGTGGGAATAGATTTTTCTAATAAAATTTTAAAGGGAGTTAGATTTGAAAAATGTGTTTTAGATGATTGTTTGTTTTTAAATTCAAGTTTACAAGATATTAGTTTTAAGAATAGTATTGCTAGTAAATTAACTTTTAAAGATAGTAAGTTAAATAATATCAATATAGATAATTCAATATTTGAATATTCTTTTTTTAAGATAGATTTGAATAATTTTTTTATAAGTAATTCAGTCTTTAAGAATTTAAATCTTAAATTATCTAATATAGAAAATGGATTTATTGAAAAAATAAGATTAAATAACATAAATATAACAGATAGCGTAATAAAAGATATAGAATTTATAGAGTCTAGCTTTGAAGATGTTGAATTTAATAAAAACAAATTATTTTATATAAATGTTGAAGAAAGTATATTCTCAAATGTTAACCTAAATCAGTGTAAAGGTGAAAAAAATATTTTAATACAAAATAAATTTAATAATTTGCAATTAAATGATTCTATAATAACTGATTGTGATTTTTCTAATTCTTTCTTTCAAAAATGTATTTTTATAAATTCAAATCTAAATGGTTCTTGTTTAGAAGGTTGCACAATAAGAGATTTAAAATGCAACGATATTATTTTAGATGCTAGTTATGGTGATGACAAAACTATTTTAAAAGATGTTGTAGTTTTAAAATCTAGTATACAGGAAGTTTCTTTTATATCTTCTGAGTTTATAAATTGTCATTTTGAAAACTGTAATATAAATAATTCGGTTTTTAGTAAATCAAAATTTAAAAATAATATTTTCTTAAAAAATTGCATGAAAGAAATTAGATTTGATTTATGTAAATTTATTGATTCAAAGATAAAAATATGTGATTGCATGAGGTCAGATTTTTATAATTGTTTTTTAGATAATGTTTCCTTTGAATTAAACAATATGTTTGAAAGTAATTTATTTAATCTGAATCATAACAAATTTTTTATAAAAAAATGTAATTTAGGTAGAACTGTTTATGAAAAAAATTAA
- a CDS encoding pentapeptide repeat-containing protein yields the protein MKKIKDIDELINLRKKNKELCDLLLSNLEFVNFDFSDLILKNVHFIDCTIKSTSFNNSILEQVLFKNCLLENVVCSESTLLNITFEKIKVIDSIFNESTIEKTLFVKSVFKDSNLSFSFFKDSNLFSSDFEKINFRSSIFQDTLIEENDFKYCNFLEADLEKIDLSSNNFLYSDFKLASLIGVNMSKLDLSTCFFVDVDFRQAVLHKVNFQGCCLKQADCREIEAQNVVFKNIKAEAADFSKAILKNSIFDKSFLEKSFFEEANLEKASFQSVEASESIFVKARCIETNFKKSVLRYVDFSHADIRRSNFSSTNLQGSNFHRVNDEKTSWFRANMEKVKKTDRELMKAEDWKIKE from the coding sequence ATGAAAAAAATTAAAGATATAGACGAATTAATTAATTTAAGAAAAAAAAATAAAGAATTATGTGATTTATTATTATCAAATTTAGAGTTTGTAAATTTTGATTTCTCAGATTTGATATTAAAAAATGTTCATTTTATAGACTGTACTATTAAATCTACTTCTTTTAATAATAGTATTTTAGAACAAGTTCTTTTTAAAAATTGCTTGTTAGAAAATGTTGTTTGTTCTGAGTCTACATTATTAAATATAACTTTTGAAAAAATAAAAGTCATTGATTCTATATTTAACGAAAGTACAATAGAAAAAACTTTATTTGTTAAATCTGTTTTTAAAGATAGTAACTTATCTTTTTCTTTTTTTAAAGATTCTAACTTATTTTCTTCTGATTTTGAAAAAATAAATTTTAGGTCATCAATATTTCAAGATACTCTTATAGAAGAGAATGATTTTAAATATTGTAATTTTTTAGAAGCTGATTTAGAAAAAATAGACCTTTCTTCTAACAATTTTTTGTATTCAGATTTTAAATTAGCTAGTTTGATTGGAGTGAACATGTCAAAATTAGATTTAAGCACATGTTTTTTTGTTGATGTTGATTTTAGACAAGCTGTTTTGCATAAGGTAAATTTTCAAGGATGTTGCTTAAAGCAAGCAGATTGTAGAGAAATAGAGGCACAAAATGTAGTTTTTAAAAATATTAAAGCAGAGGCTGCTGATTTTAGTAAAGCAATATTAAAGAATTCTATATTTGATAAGTCTTTTTTAGAAAAATCTTTTTTTGAAGAGGCTAATTTGGAAAAGGCTAGTTTTCAAAGTGTTGAAGCCTCAGAAAGCATTTTTGTTAAAGCTAGGTGTATAGAAACAAATTTCAAAAAGAGTGTTTTACGTTATGTAGATTTTTCTCATGCTGATATAAGACGTTCAAACTTTTCAAGTACAAATTTACAGGGAAGCAACTTTCATAGAGTAAATGATGAAAAAACAAGTTGGTTTAGAGCAAATATGGAAAAAGTAAAAAAAACAGACAGAGAACTTATGAAAGCTGAAGATTGGAAAATTAAAGAGTAA
- a CDS encoding DUF4150 domain-containing protein translates to MFASTKQGGICQGAPDVCKTPSPSGTVPMAYVNIAMCNQAKGNTCSKKVKICGKVALSKKTVIAQSSGNEPGSGGGIVSSKIKGPAKYATCSQKVKIEGQPAVYFGCSVLQNGDNPNVYGGSQIAPSQTKVMIME, encoded by the coding sequence ATGTTTGCTTCTACTAAGCAAGGTGGAATATGTCAGGGAGCTCCAGATGTATGTAAAACTCCATCTCCTTCTGGGACTGTACCTATGGCTTATGTAAATATTGCTATGTGTAATCAAGCGAAAGGAAATACTTGTTCTAAAAAAGTCAAAATTTGTGGGAAGGTAGCTTTAAGTAAAAAAACAGTTATAGCCCAATCTTCAGGAAATGAGCCTGGAAGTGGGGGAGGAATAGTTTCAAGTAAGATAAAAGGCCCGGCAAAGTATGCCACTTGTAGTCAAAAGGTAAAAATAGAAGGACAACCAGCAGTTTATTTTGGTTGTAGTGTATTACAAAACGGAGATAATCCTAATGTTTATGGAGGATCTCAAATTGCTCCAAGTCAAACTAAAGTTATGATTATGGAATAG
- a CDS encoding DUF3540 domain-containing protein: protein MFDVSVLNKQKFEEGMVLKQESDSEFLIQTDNGIYRAYLTPGCFLVPNVYDKVILFHGSESYIVHVLSHESVEKKLNIPYINYSIKNDIVSIKCKNLEIESEDINIRSFKKLYLVANIIEQKGKNLFLKFEKIEFHVKELLKFLESSVEWISKFKITNAKRIKYLVSNLLWIKSKNLIMLARQKVKIDGDKINLG, encoded by the coding sequence ATGTTTGATGTTAGTGTCCTTAATAAGCAGAAATTCGAAGAAGGAATGGTTTTAAAACAAGAAAGTGATTCAGAATTTTTAATACAAACAGATAATGGCATTTATAGAGCTTATTTAACTCCAGGATGCTTTTTAGTTCCAAATGTATATGATAAAGTGATTTTATTTCATGGTTCAGAGTCTTATATTGTACATGTGTTAAGTCATGAATCTGTTGAAAAAAAATTAAATATTCCTTATATTAATTATAGTATAAAAAATGATATTGTTTCTATAAAGTGTAAAAATTTAGAAATAGAATCTGAGGATATAAATATAAGATCTTTTAAGAAATTATATCTGGTGGCTAATATTATTGAACAAAAAGGAAAAAATTTGTTCTTAAAGTTTGAGAAAATAGAATTTCATGTGAAAGAACTATTAAAGTTTTTAGAAAGTAGTGTAGAGTGGATAAGTAAATTTAAAATTACAAATGCGAAAAGAATAAAATATCTTGTTTCTAACTTATTATGGATAAAATCCAAAAATTTAATAATGTTAGCAAGGCAAAAGGTAAAGATAGATGGAGATAAAATTAACTTAGGATAA